In Nitrosophilus alvini, the following are encoded in one genomic region:
- a CDS encoding flagellar protein FlaG, whose protein sequence is MDVKAVNSTQAALSMQSQNVDAYQNVQKGQDTQKENESEIFKKLDQNTQNEIIKKSIEDLNKKMSMLNSQLKIETDEDTGIQVVKIIDSETKEVIRQLPPDVVLKIAKYIDEVTGILFNEKA, encoded by the coding sequence AAGCCGTCAATTCTACACAAGCTGCACTCAGCATGCAGTCTCAGAATGTGGATGCATATCAAAATGTGCAGAAGGGACAGGATACTCAAAAAGAGAATGAGAGTGAGATTTTCAAAAAGCTGGATCAAAATACCCAAAATGAGATAATCAAAAAATCCATCGAAGACCTCAATAAAAAGATGAGTATGCTAAATTCTCAGCTCAAAATTGAAACAGACGAAGATACCGGCATTCAAGTGGTAAAAATTATAGACAGTGAAACAAAAGAGGTCATAAGACAGCTACCGCCAGATGTTGTACTTAAAATTGCAAAATATATAGATGAGGTAACAGGTATACTATTTAACGAAAAAGCATAG